In Pseudomonas sp. ADAK2, the genomic window CGTGGCGTCTGGTTGAGCAACCCGACCTGGCCGATCCACGAAACGATTTTCGCCACGGCCGGGGTCAAGGTCAGTCACTACCCGTACGTGGGCAGCGACAACCGTCTCGATGTCGAAGCGATGCTTGCGGTGCTCAACGAAGCGCCGAAGGGCGATGTAGTGCTGCTGCACGCCTGCTGCCATAACCCGACCGGTTTCGACCTGTCCCATGACGATTGGCGTCGGGTGCTGGACGTGGTCCGTCGCCGCGAGCTGTTGCCGCTGATCGACTTCGCCTACCAAGGTTTCGGCGATGGCCTGGAACAGGACGCCTGGTCCACCCGGTTGTTCGTTGATGCGTTGCCCGAAGTGCTGATCACCAGCTCCTGCTCGAAGAACTTCGGCCTGTACCGCGACCGCACTGGTGCGCTGATTGTCTGCGCGAAGACCGCGGACAAATTAATCGATATCCGCAGCCAACTGGCCAACATCGCCCGTAACCTGTGGTCGACCCCGCCGGATCACGGCGCGGCTGTGGTGGCAACCATCCTTGGCGATCCAGAGCTGAAAAGCCTCTGGGCCGACGAAGTGGAAGCCATGCGTTTGCGCATCGCGCAACTGCGCAGCGGTCTGGTGGAAGCCCTGGAACCCCATGGCTTGCGCGAACGCTTTGCGCACATTGGCGTGCAACGTGGGATGTTCTCCTACACCGGGTTGACGGCCGAGCAGGTGAAACAACTGCGCGATCATCACAGCGTGTACATGGTCAACTCCGGCCGGGCCAACGTGGCGGGAATTGATGCGACGCGTTTGGCGCTGCTGGCCGAAGCCATCGCTGAAGTCTGCAAGTAACCTCACTTCGCACTGATCGTTCCCACGCTCTGCGTGGGAACGATCATGTAGGGACTTCGATCTTTTGCGTTTCGCCTCCCCTGCGGCCATTGGTCGCAGAAATCCCAGATAAAAGTCTATTTGTCATTTCTCCTGCTGTATCCTGCCCAGGCTTTTTAAAAGCGCGGATCTACCAGATCTATCAACAGACTTTGCGAGGAGCGCGAAACATGCACGAGATCCCTAATCTCCCCTTCCCAAGCCTGCACGAAACTGAGCAGACAACCCCGCAACAAGCCAGTGCCCAACAGCCTGAGCCGAAAGAAGCCACTGACCGTCGAAAGACTGACAGCGAAGACTGATCCACCTGCAATGCCAGACCGTGTGGAAAGCGCTAACATGCGCTTTCCACACCGCCTGAACCCCCGAGTCCCGCCCCATGACTGATGATTTTAGCGAAACCCAGGCCAGCGTCCTGATCGGCACCGCCGAGAAGATGATCGAGATCTGGAATCGCCTCTCCCCCGAAAAACAAGCCGCCCTGCTGGCCCGTTTCGGCAGCGAAGAAAACGCCCTCGCCGCTCTGGTCACGACTCAATTGGTCGCGCCCGCCAAATCCTGATTCCCCCGTCCGGCAAATAGTTTTACTTTTCCACGACCGCCCGCCCCTCGCGCCGCTATCATAAGCAGCCTATCTATCCTGCTGCCCCGTGGACTTTTACCCATGTCAGAAAACCAGCGCCCCCTGGCGGTCACGCTGCAAGTCGTTTCCATCGTCCTCTTCACGTTTATCGGCTACCTCAATATCGGCATCCCCCTGGCCGTATTGCCGGGCTACGTCCACAGCGACCTGGGCTTCGGCGCGGTGATCGCCGGGCTGGTAATCAGCGTGCAATACCTCGCCACCCTGCTCAGCCGCCCGTACGCCGGGCGCATTATCGACAACAAGGGCAGCAAACTGGCGGTGATGTACGGCCTCGCCGGTTGTGGCTTGAGCGGTGTGTTCATGCTGGTTTCGGCCTGGACCCAAAGCCTGCCGATGCTGAGCCTGATCAGCCTGCTGATCGGCCGCCTGATCCTCGGCAGCGCGGAAAGCCTGGTGGGCTCCGGCTCGATCGGCTGGGGCATCGGCCGGGTCGGCGCGGCGAACACCGCCAAGGTCATCTCCTGGAACGGCATCGCCAGTTACGGCGCCATCGCCATCGGCGCTCCGTTTGGCGTGTGGCTGGTCGATAAACTGGGCTTGTGGAGCATGGGCGTGAGCATTGTGCTACTGGCCGTGCTGGGCTTGGCACTGGCCTGGCCGAAAACCGCTGCACCGATTGTCGTCGGGGAACGCCTGCCGTTCATGCACGTGCTCGGTCGCGTGTTGCCCCACGGCTGCGGCCTGGCACTGGGCTCGATCGGTTTCGGCACCATTGCCACCTTCATTACTCTGTATTACGCCACGCAGCATTGGTCGAACGCGGTGCTCTGCCTGAGCCTGTTCGGCGCCAGTTTCATCGGCGCGCGACTGCTGTTCGGCAACCTGATCAACCGCCTCGGCGGATTTCGCGTGGCGATTGCCTGCCTGTCGGTGGAAACCCTGGGCTTGCTGCTGCTGTGGATGGCACCGGACGCCAATTGGGCGCTGGCCGGTGCGGCGCTGAGCGGCTTCGGCTTCTCGCTGGTGTTCCCGGCGCTGGGCGTGGAAGCCGTCAACCTGGTGCCCGCCTCCAGCCGTGGCGCGGCGGTTGGCGCTTATTCGTTGTTCATCGATTTGTCGCTGGGGATTACCGGGCCATTGGCCGGTGCGATTGCGGCAGGATTTGGCTTTGCTTCGATCTTCCTGTTTGCCGCCCTCGCCGCGTTGAGCGGTCTGGCGTTGAGCGTTTACCTGTACCGCCAGGCGCCCAAGTATCGGGAGCAACGCGACGCGCGCTAGAAATCCACCTTGCCACGCCCGGCCTTGATACTGCCGCGCTTGGTCTTCGATTCCAGCCGACGCTTCTTCGAACCGAGGGTCGGCTTGGTCGGGCGGCGCTTCTTTTCGACTTTGGTCGCGCTGAGGATCAACTCGACCAGCCGTTCCAGCGCATCGGCGCGGTTGGCTTCCTGCGTGCGGTATTGCTGGGCCTTGATGATCAACACGCCATCGCTGGTGATGCGGCTGTCGCGCAACGCCAGCAGCCGTTCCTTGTAGAACTCGGGCAAGGACGAGGCCGGGATGTCGAAGCGCAGGTGCATGGCGCTGGAGACCTTGTTGACGTTCTGCCCCCCGGCGCCCTGGGCGCGGATGGCGGTCAATTCGATCTCGGCATCCGGCAGATGCACGTTGTTGGAAATCACCAGCATGGAAAAAAGTCCGATATCAGGACCGCCAGAATACCTTGTAGGAGCGAGGCTTGCCCGCGAAGGTGTCGGCACATCCAACATCAATTCTGAATGTGCCGACGCCTTCGCGGGCAAGCCTTGCTCCTACAGGATTTTGCATCCCCCTGAAAACAAAAAACCCGGCACATGGCCGGGTTTGTTGTTTCTACGTGCTGCGTTATTTCGCTGCAGCCTGCAACGCATGCTGCGCACTGCGCTTGTTCTTGATGCCGTAGCAGATCCACATGAACGCGACCCACACCGGGATCGCATACACCGAGATCTGAATGCCCGGGATCAGCAGCATCACGCACAGGATGAACGCCACGAACGCCAGGCAGATGTAGTTCCCGTACGGGTACCACAGGGCCTTGAACAGCGGCGTCTGCTTGGTTTTGTCCATATGCTGGCGGAACTTGAAGTGCGAAAAGCTAATCATCGCCCAGTTGATCACCAGGGTCGCCACGACCAGGGACATCAACAGCTCCAGGGCGTTTTGCGGGATCAGGTAGTTCAGCAGCACGGCAATCAGCGTCACTGCGGCCGAGGCCAGGATCGAACGCACCGGCACGCCGCGCTTGTCGATCTTCGCCAGGGCCTTCGGCGCATCGCCCTGCTCGGCCATGCCCAGCAGCATGCGGCTGTTGCAGTAGGTGCCGCTGTTGTACACCGACAATGCCGCGGTCAGGACCACGAAGTTGAGGATGTGCGCGGCGGTGTTGCTGCCGAGCATCGAGAACACCTGCACAAACGGGCTGCCGCTATAGGAATCGCCGGACGCGTTCAGGGTCGCCAGCAGGCTGTCCCATGGCGTCAGCGACAGCAGGATGACCAGGGCGCCGATGTAGAAAATCAGGATCCGGTAGATCACCTGGTTGATGGCTTTCGGGATCACGGTTTTCGGCTTGTCGGCTTCAGCTGCGGTGAAACCGAGCATTTCCAGGCCGCCGAAGGAGAACATGATGATCGCCATGGCCATCACCAGTCCGCTGACGCCATTCGGGAAGAAACCACCGTGGGACCACAGGTTGCTCACCGAGGCCTGCGGGCCGCCGTTGCCGCTGACCAGCAAATAGCTGCCCAGGGCAATCATGCCGACGATCGCCACGACCTTGATGATGGCGAACCAGAATTCGGCCTCGCCGAATACTTTGACGTTGGCCAGGTTGATCAGGTTGATCAGCACGAAGAAACCGGCGGCCGAGACCCAGGTCGGGATGTCCGGCGCCCAGTAGTGGATGTACTTGCCGACCGCGGTCAGCTCCGACATGCCCACCAGGATGTACAGGATCCAGCAGTTCCAGCCCGACAGGAAGCCGGCGAAACCGCCCCAGTATTTGTGGGCGAAGTGGCTGAAGGAACCGGCCACCGGCTCTTCGACGATCATCTCGCCGAGCTGGCGCATGATCATGAAAGCGATGAAACCGCAGATGGCATAGCCGAGGATCATCGACGGGCCAGCGGATTTAAGGACGCCCGCCGAACCAAGGAACAGCCCGGTACCGATCGCGCCACCGAGGGCGATCAGCTGGATATGGCGATTTTTCAGGCCGCGTTTCAGCTCGCCTGAATGCGAGTTTTGTCCACTCATGAAAAGGGTCTCACGCAAGGTTTGATGATGTTCAGTAGACGTTGCTGCTCAGCTGCAATTTCAAGCAGCGCCGATCAAACCCCAGCGCAAGCACCAGGAGTTCAGCGTATTTACAACGGTCATGCGTCACCTGTTTGTTTTTATCTGTGACGAAATCGAACCCGACACGCTTGTGGCGCGGCGGAGTGAACAAGACGGGTAGCCTTGAAGTGCGCAGATGCGCAGGAGGTCACAGTTAAAACGCGGCGCATTGTACACCGCTAACCCCCTGCTGCCAGACCCGCTGGATCAGCGTGTCGGTTGCCGGGATTGCCTGTGTCCGCCTCGAGGGTCTCGGGCAGCTGCAATAAAAGAGTCGGACCTTTGCAGGTCGTCGGCGCAGGCGATGAAAAAATCCACCCACGGGGAGAAATGGA contains:
- the arfB gene encoding alternative ribosome rescue aminoacyl-tRNA hydrolase ArfB — protein: MLVISNNVHLPDAEIELTAIRAQGAGGQNVNKVSSAMHLRFDIPASSLPEFYKERLLALRDSRITSDGVLIIKAQQYRTQEANRADALERLVELILSATKVEKKRRPTKPTLGSKKRRLESKTKRGSIKAGRGKVDF
- a CDS encoding MFS transporter, yielding MSENQRPLAVTLQVVSIVLFTFIGYLNIGIPLAVLPGYVHSDLGFGAVIAGLVISVQYLATLLSRPYAGRIIDNKGSKLAVMYGLAGCGLSGVFMLVSAWTQSLPMLSLISLLIGRLILGSAESLVGSGSIGWGIGRVGAANTAKVISWNGIASYGAIAIGAPFGVWLVDKLGLWSMGVSIVLLAVLGLALAWPKTAAPIVVGERLPFMHVLGRVLPHGCGLALGSIGFGTIATFITLYYATQHWSNAVLCLSLFGASFIGARLLFGNLINRLGGFRVAIACLSVETLGLLLLWMAPDANWALAGAALSGFGFSLVFPALGVEAVNLVPASSRGAAVGAYSLFIDLSLGITGPLAGAIAAGFGFASIFLFAALAALSGLALSVYLYRQAPKYREQRDAR
- a CDS encoding amino acid permease, which gives rise to MSGQNSHSGELKRGLKNRHIQLIALGGAIGTGLFLGSAGVLKSAGPSMILGYAICGFIAFMIMRQLGEMIVEEPVAGSFSHFAHKYWGGFAGFLSGWNCWILYILVGMSELTAVGKYIHYWAPDIPTWVSAAGFFVLINLINLANVKVFGEAEFWFAIIKVVAIVGMIALGSYLLVSGNGGPQASVSNLWSHGGFFPNGVSGLVMAMAIIMFSFGGLEMLGFTAAEADKPKTVIPKAINQVIYRILIFYIGALVILLSLTPWDSLLATLNASGDSYSGSPFVQVFSMLGSNTAAHILNFVVLTAALSVYNSGTYCNSRMLLGMAEQGDAPKALAKIDKRGVPVRSILASAAVTLIAVLLNYLIPQNALELLMSLVVATLVINWAMISFSHFKFRQHMDKTKQTPLFKALWYPYGNYICLAFVAFILCVMLLIPGIQISVYAIPVWVAFMWICYGIKNKRSAQHALQAAAK
- a CDS encoding amino acid aminotransferase; the encoded protein is MHFDAIGRVPGDPILGLMEAYAQDPNPRKFDLGVGVYKDAQGLTSIPQAVKLAEARLVDRQTTKTYIGGHGDPAFGKVMNELVLGADSALIAEQRAGVTQTPGGTGALRLSADFIAQMLPGRGVWLSNPTWPIHETIFATAGVKVSHYPYVGSDNRLDVEAMLAVLNEAPKGDVVLLHACCHNPTGFDLSHDDWRRVLDVVRRRELLPLIDFAYQGFGDGLEQDAWSTRLFVDALPEVLITSSCSKNFGLYRDRTGALIVCAKTADKLIDIRSQLANIARNLWSTPPDHGAAVVATILGDPELKSLWADEVEAMRLRIAQLRSGLVEALEPHGLRERFAHIGVQRGMFSYTGLTAEQVKQLRDHHSVYMVNSGRANVAGIDATRLALLAEAIAEVCK